Proteins co-encoded in one Pseudophryne corroboree isolate aPseCor3 chromosome 1, aPseCor3.hap2, whole genome shotgun sequence genomic window:
- the C1H14orf119 gene encoding uncharacterized protein C14orf119 homolog, with the protein MTEEAIPISYVPSQEMHCILHWFSEWTEPQRKSFLQDMVCKAVPGKLCLLLEGLGSLNLSAAPPSIFQCQMRLWDQWFQGWDEDERNEFIRRLEQQDQDFVALFYKEVAGTAGKA; encoded by the coding sequence ATGACTGAGGAGGCTATCCCCATTTCATATGTTCCTTCACAGGAGATGCACTGCATTCTCCATTGGTTTTCTGAATGGACGGAACCACAGCGCAAAAGCTTCCTTCAGGATATGGTGTGTAAAGCAGTGCCTGGGAAGCTCTGCTTACTCCTTGAGGGATTGGGCTCATTGAATCTTTCTGCAGCACCACCTAGCATCTTTCAATGCCAAATGAGACTTTGGGATCAATGGTTCCAGGGCTGGGATGAGGATGAAAGGAATGAATTTATACGACGATTGGAGCAGCAGGATCAAGATTTTGTAGCATTGTTTTACAAGGAGGTTGCTGGGACTGCAGGCAAGGCCTGA